GCTGCCTGCAGTTCAACCTGAAACAGATGCCGCCCGGTCACATCGTGGGCCACCTGGAAAACATCCTCGGCCAGGAAGGCGTGACGTTCGAGCAGCCCGCGCTGCGCCTGCTCGCGCAGGGCGCGCACGGTTCGATGCGCGACGCGTTGTCGCTGACCGACCAGGCCATCGCCTATGCGGCCGGCGCCGTCACGCTCGACGCCGTGCAGGGCATGCTGGGCGCACTCGACCAGTCCTATCTGGTGCGCCTGCTCGACGCGCTGGCCAACGAGGACGGCGCGGATTTGATGGCCGTCGCGGACGAGATGGCCAGCCGCAGCCTGTCGTACAACGGCGCCTTGCAGGACCTGGGCACCTTGCTGCACCGGATCGCATTGGCGCAGACCGTGCCTGTCGCGCTGCCGGACGACTTGCCGGAACTGGCCGACATCCAGCGCCTGGCGACGCAATTCGATCCGCAGGAAGTGCAGCTGTATTACCAGATCGCCGTGCACGGGCGTAACGAGATCGGCCTCGCGCCGGACGAGTACGCGGGTTTCACGATGACCCTGCTGCGCATGCTGGCGTTCCGCCCGGGACAGGGCGGGGCCGAGCAGGCCGCCGCGCCCGCGCCCGCCGCGCTGGCACGATCGATGCCGCAGGCGGCACCGGCGCGCCCGGCCGCTGCGGCCGCCGCGCCGGCGGCCCCGGCCGCGGCTGCGCGTCCGGCGGGACCGGCGCCAGCGGCGCATACGCCCGCACCGGCCGCGTCACCGTCCGCGCAAGGCGGTGCCGGCCGCGCGATGACGTCGGCCCGCGCGGCCCTCGACGCCGCGCTGGAAGCGGCGCGTGCCGGTTCCCGCATGGGCGGCGTGCCGCGACGTCCGGCCCCGGCCGCACCGCCGGCCGCAACACCCGCACCGGCAGTGTCTCCGGCCGTGCCGCCGGCGCCCGGTCCCGGCGCGGTTGCCGGCGCGACGGCCGCGCCTGCGCAGGCGGCCGCTCCGGCGCCGTGGGACGCCTCTCCGCAAAGCACCGCCGCGGCCCAGCCGCAGCCGGCCATGCAGCATCAGCCGGCCCGGGCGCAGGGGCAGGGCAACGGGCAGGCCGTGGCCGAGGACGAGCCGCCGGCCTGGGTCACCGAGTTTTCCGACGACACGGCCGTCGCGATGGACACGCCGGCCGTGGCCGCGCCGCCCGCACCCGCGCGCGTCGCGCAGCCTTCCGCGCCGCCGTACGCCTATGTCATCACGCCCGTGCCTGCCATCGACTGGGACGGCAACTGGCCGGCGCTGGCGGCATCGCTGCCGCTGCGCGGCGTGGCCCAGCAGCTGGCCTTCCAGACCGAACTGGTCGAGTGCGTGGCGGACGGTAGCGCCGCCACGTTCCGCCTGCGCGTGCCCGTCGACACGCTGCGCGCCAGCGGCAACAGCGACAAGCTGTGCGCGGCCCTGCAGGAACGCTTCCCGGCCGTGCGCGTGAACGTCGAGACCGAGATCGCGCCGACCTGGTACACGGCCAGCGCCGAAGCCAAGGTAAGGCGCGAGCGGCTGCAGCGCGAGGCCGAGGCGGCCGTCGATGCCGATCCGTTCGTGCAAGAGATGGCGCGCACGTTCGACGCCTTCGTCGTGCCCGGGTCCGTGCGTCCGATCGCGACCTGAGCCGCGCACGCATATAAACTGTATAAACGATTTATCCGTCCGACTTTTTTGGAGAACGCATCATGATGAAAAACCAGCTCGCAGGCCTGATGAAGCAGGCGCAGGCCATGCAGGACAACATGAAGAAGGCGCAGGAGCAGCTGGCTCAGATCGAAGTCGAAGGGCAGTCCGGCGCGGGCCTCGTGAAAGTCACCATGACCTGCAAGAACGACGTCAAGCGCGTGTCGATCGACCCGTCGCTGCTGGGCGACGACCGCGACATGCTGGAAGACCTGGTCGCCGCCGCGTTCAACGACGCCGTGCGCAAGGCCGAGACGACCGCGCAGGAAAAGATGAGCGGCCTGACCGCCGGCCTGCCGCTGCCGCCGGGCTTCAAGATGCCGTTCTGATGTGCATTGAATGTATATCGTTACGCTGACTTACACGGCGCCGCTCGAGCGCATCGACGCCTACCTCCCGGCGCACCGCGCCTGGCTGGAGGAACAGTATGCGCGCGGGCTGATGCTGATGTCGGGCCGCAAGGAGCCGCGCGACGGCGGCATCCTCATCGCCCACGCCGCCAGCCGCGCCGAGCTCGACGCGGCGCTGCGCGACGATCCGTTCGCGCAGGCCGGCCTCGCGACCTATGCGGTCACCGAGTTCATCCCCACCATGACTGCCGAGGCGCTGGCCGCCTGGCGAGCCGAGTAATCCCGGCGGAGATCACATGTCCAAATCGCTCGACTTCCTCACCGAGGCCTTGCGCCGCCTGCCGGGCGTCGGGCCGAAGTCGGCGCAGCGCATGGCCTTCCATCTGCTGCAGCACGACCGCGAAGGCGCCGCCATGCTGTCGCGCGCGCTGTACCAGGCCGTCGACGCGGTGCACCACTGCGCCATGTGCAATACTTTCTCGGAAACCGAAGTCTGCGACCTGTGCGCGGACGAGCAGCGCGACCGCACGCTGCTGTGCGTCGTCGAGACGCCGGCCGACCAGATGATGATCGAGCAGACCCTGACGTACAAAGGCTTGTACTTCGTGCTGATGGGCCGGCTGTCGCCGCTGGACGGCATCGGCCCCAAGGATCTGCACCTGGAAAAACTGGTGGGGCGTGCCGCCGACGGCCAGGTCAAGGAAGTCGTACTCGCCACCAATTTCACCAACGAGGGCGAAGCGACCGCCCATTACATCAGCGAAATGCTGAAGGCGCGCGGCCTCAAGGTCAGCCGCCTCGCGCGGGGCGTCCCGGTCGGCGGCGAGCTCGAGTATGTGGACGCGGGCACCATCGCGCGCGCCATGCTCGACAGGCGAAGTGCATAATGGGCCTCCCCGAAAAACGGAGCCCGATCCTCGCCGTACACTGAATCCGATTGACAGTGCGCACACGGCGCACCGGCTCCGCTGCTATCGTGGGGATACTTTGATCGGATCCCAAGCATGCACCTCGTCGACATCACGATGTTTTACGCGGCCGAAGGAGGCGGCGTCAGCACCTATCTGAATGCCAAGGCGCACTGGCTGGCAAGGCGCAGCCGCGTCCGGCACACGATCATGAGCTCCAATGTGGAGACGTGCGACCATGCAATCCCCGCGCTCGTCAAGATACCGTCGGCCGGCGTGCCCGGCTTCCACGGCTTTCGCATGCCGCTGTCCGTCGAGGGACCGGCGCGGCTGCTGGAATCCGTCCGGCCCGACGTCGTCGAGGCGGGCGACGCCGGCCATTGCGCCTGGGCCGCGCTGCGCATGCGCAAGCGCTACGACATCCCGGCCGTCGCGTTCTATCATTCCGACCTGCCGCGCCTCGTGCAGCCGCGCTTCGGACGCTGGATCGCGCGCGGCACCTGCCGCTATCTCGCCAACCTGTACCGCCAGTTCGACCTCGTGCTGGCGCCCAGCCGCATCATGGTGCAGCAGCTGGATGCGATCGGCGTGCACGGGGCCGTGCACCAGCCGCTCGGCATCGACAGCAGCGTGTTCCGTCCGCAGCGCCGCGACGACACGCTGCGCGAACACCTGGGCCTGGCGCCGGATGCGCGCCTGCTCGTCTATGCCGGCCGCTTCACGCCGGAAAAGAAGCTGCACGTGCTCATCGAAGCCGTGCGCAAGCTGGGCGACCCTTACCACCTGATCCTCGTCGGCGGCGGTGGCGTGCTGCCGTCCTGCGACCGCGTGACGCACATTCCGTTCCGGCGCGACCAGCGCCAGCTGGCCCGCCTGCTGGCCAGCTGCGACGTCCTCGTGCACCCGGGCGATTGCGAAACGTTCGGCCTCATCGTTCTCGAAGCGATGGCGTGCGGCCTGCCCGTCGTCGCCACGACCAAGGGCGGCGTGGCCGAGCTGATCGACACGGAGACGGGCATCCTGTCCGAGCCGAACGACGTTGGCAGCCTGGCCGGCGCGATCGAAGCCATCTACCAGCGCGACCTGGCGCGCATGGGCCACGCCGCGCGGCGCAAGGCCGTCGAGCGCTACGACTGGAACGAAATCCTCCCGCAAGTGGTGGGCCGCTACGAGGCATTGGTGGGCGGCCATCCCTATGTAGGGCAGGACGTCATCGACGAGGTGATGAATGAACGGGAGCGCATCCGTGTCGCAGACTGACGACCCCGTCGACCAGCGGATGCTGTGCGTGTCGATCCACGACGTGGCGCCCGCGACGTGGGCCGATTGCCTGCGTCTTGTGGAAGCCGTGCGGGCCGTGGCGGACATCCCGCTGACGTGGCTCGTCGTGCCGCACTATCACTTCCGCCCGGAACAGTCGCCGGCCATGGAAGCCTGCTTGAACGTCGCACTGGAACGCGGCGACGAACTGGCGCTGCACGGCTACAGCCACCTCGACACGGAAGCGGGCAGCGGCGGCCTGCGCGCGCGCTTCCTGCGCAACGTCTACACGCGGCGCGAGGGCGAGTTCGCGGCCCTGACGGAAGCGGAAGCGCGGCGCCGCCTGGAACTCGGCCTCGACTGGTTCGCGGCGCGCGGCTGGAGGCCGACCGGGTTCGTGCCGCCGGCGTGGCTGCTGGGCGAGGGCGCGTGGCGGGCCCTGCGCGATTCACCGTTCGCGTACACGACGACGTTCAGCCATTTCCATTGCCTGCCGGGGGCGCAGGACCCTCGAACCGGCCGCGCACCGTCGGCACGTGAACGCGGTAACGCATATCGCCACGAGGTCGACCGTCGGGACGACTATCGCGGCGAGGATGGCGCGGCGATTCAGCATGGCAGCGGTACCATGCAGAACGGTCAGCGGAACCAGTCGCGACAGGACAGCCCGAACAGGCAGTTCGATCGAAGCAACTGGACGGGGCCTGTTGCCCCTGATGGTGCGCCTGCAGCACGCAGCCGGCACGACGACGCGAGCCAGCCGGACGTGCAGCCCCTGCAGGCCCCACATGACCCGCACAACCCGCAGGATACGCACGACCCGCACGATACGCACGACCAGCACGCCCCGCACCGCCCGTTCGCGCGCAACAACCGCCGCGGTACGCACGCCATCCTGTCGCCGTCGCTCGTGTACGCCGCGCGCAACCGCAGTGGGCGCATCCTGTCGCCGCGCGTCGCCGATGCGACGGCGGCCATGCTGGCGCGTTCGCCGCTCGTGCGCTTCAGCCTGCATCCGCCCGATGCGCGCTACCCCGAGCTCGTCCGGCACATTCAGCAGGTGCTGGAACGCCTGCTGGCGCAGCGTGACGCGGTGACGAAAGCCGAGTTTGCGCGTCGGTTTACCGCCGCCGTCACCAGTACGGATCCCACCAGCCCCGCCAGTAGCCCGGACCCCAGCCCGGCCCCCAGCCGTAGTAGCCCGGAGACGGCCCATAGCGCTGCAGATCGTACTTCGTACTGAGGCCGATCACGCAGCTGCGCCAGGCATCCGACTGGGCGGCATAGCCCAGCCGGACGCAGGCCGGTCCATAGATCGCCATCATCCGCTCGACGTCGGCCTGCGCCTGTGCCGCGCGCTCTTGCGGCGTCGCGCACGCGGCCAGCCCCAGCGCGATGCACGCACCCGTCCACCTCCACGCAAGCACCCGAATCATGGTGCCTCCCACGATCAACACGCGCGTCCTGCGCATCTGTCTTCAGCTTAGAAGACCGTGCCCGCCGACCATCGAGTTCGCTCAATCGCGTGAAGGGAACCACGGGCGATATGAATTGTCAGCACTCGCCCGGACATGGAATTTCTGGCAAGATGCGCTTTTTGGGACAGGGTGAGCGGCATGGGACAACGCGGATGGCGGAAGTGGGGGCGGCGAATTGCGGTCGGGGTCGTCGTGCTGCCCGTGCTCGTCGCGGGCGGTGCCTGGATGACCTTGCGCGCCAGCCTGCCCGAACTCGACGGCCAACACCATTCCCCGCTGTTGTCGGCCCCGGTCACGGTGGAGCGCGACGCGAACGGCGTGCCATTGATCAGCGGTGCCAATCGGCTCGACGTCGCCTACGCCACCGGCTTCGTGCACGGGCAGGAGCGCTTTTTCCAGATGGACCTGCTGCGCCGCAGCGCCGCCGGCGAATTGGCCGAGCTGTTCGGTGCCAAGGCCTTGCCGCTCGACCGCGCGCACCGGCTGCACCGCTTCCGCGCCCGCGCCGAACAGGTGCTGCAGCGCATGACGCCGGCCGAGCGCGCGCTGCTGGACCGCTATGCCGCCGGTGTCAATGACGGCCTGAACGGACTGCGTGCGCGCCCATTCGAATATCTGCTGAACCGCGCGACGCCGCGTCCGTGGACGCCCGCCGACTCGCTGCTGGCCGTGTGGGCCATGTACTTCGATTTGCAGGGCAACCAGGAACCGCGCGAACTGGCGCGCGGCTGGCTGGCAGCCCACCTCGATCCGGCCCAGCTGGCGTTCCTGCTGCCGGAAGCGACCCGGTGGGATGCGCCGCTGGATGCGCCCGCCGTCGCGCTGGCCCCAAGCCCGATCCCGGCCACGGCGCCGGCCTGGTGGGGCCGCAAGGATGCCGTGCCCGCGCGCCAGGTGGCCGGCATCGCGTTCACGGATTCGGTCGGCAGCAAC
This genomic stretch from Massilia putida harbors:
- a CDS encoding DNA polymerase III subunit gamma/tau, encoding MSYQVLARKYRPRNFETLVGQEHVVRALTHALRTGRLHHAYLFTGTRGVGKTTLSRILAKSLNCIGPDGQGGITAAPCGQCEPCRAIDAGRFVDYVEMDAASNRGVDEMAQLLEQAVYAPSNARFKVYMIDEVHMLTNHAFNAMLKTLEEPPEHVKFILATTDPQKIPVTVLSRCLQFNLKQMPPGHIVGHLENILGQEGVTFEQPALRLLAQGAHGSMRDALSLTDQAIAYAAGAVTLDAVQGMLGALDQSYLVRLLDALANEDGADLMAVADEMASRSLSYNGALQDLGTLLHRIALAQTVPVALPDDLPELADIQRLATQFDPQEVQLYYQIAVHGRNEIGLAPDEYAGFTMTLLRMLAFRPGQGGAEQAAAPAPAALARSMPQAAPARPAAAAAAPAAPAAAARPAGPAPAAHTPAPAASPSAQGGAGRAMTSARAALDAALEAARAGSRMGGVPRRPAPAAPPAATPAPAVSPAVPPAPGPGAVAGATAAPAQAAAPAPWDASPQSTAAAQPQPAMQHQPARAQGQGNGQAVAEDEPPAWVTEFSDDTAVAMDTPAVAAPPAPARVAQPSAPPYAYVITPVPAIDWDGNWPALAASLPLRGVAQQLAFQTELVECVADGSAATFRLRVPVDTLRASGNSDKLCAALQERFPAVRVNVETEIAPTWYTASAEAKVRRERLQREAEAAVDADPFVQEMARTFDAFVVPGSVRPIAT
- a CDS encoding YbaB/EbfC family nucleoid-associated protein, with protein sequence MMKNQLAGLMKQAQAMQDNMKKAQEQLAQIEVEGQSGAGLVKVTMTCKNDVKRVSIDPSLLGDDRDMLEDLVAAAFNDAVRKAETTAQEKMSGLTAGLPLPPGFKMPF
- a CDS encoding YciI family protein encodes the protein MYIVTLTYTAPLERIDAYLPAHRAWLEEQYARGLMLMSGRKEPRDGGILIAHAASRAELDAALRDDPFAQAGLATYAVTEFIPTMTAEALAAWRAE
- the recR gene encoding recombination mediator RecR, whose amino-acid sequence is MSKSLDFLTEALRRLPGVGPKSAQRMAFHLLQHDREGAAMLSRALYQAVDAVHHCAMCNTFSETEVCDLCADEQRDRTLLCVVETPADQMMIEQTLTYKGLYFVLMGRLSPLDGIGPKDLHLEKLVGRAADGQVKEVVLATNFTNEGEATAHYISEMLKARGLKVSRLARGVPVGGELEYVDAGTIARAMLDRRSA
- a CDS encoding glycosyltransferase, which translates into the protein MHLVDITMFYAAEGGGVSTYLNAKAHWLARRSRVRHTIMSSNVETCDHAIPALVKIPSAGVPGFHGFRMPLSVEGPARLLESVRPDVVEAGDAGHCAWAALRMRKRYDIPAVAFYHSDLPRLVQPRFGRWIARGTCRYLANLYRQFDLVLAPSRIMVQQLDAIGVHGAVHQPLGIDSSVFRPQRRDDTLREHLGLAPDARLLVYAGRFTPEKKLHVLIEAVRKLGDPYHLILVGGGGVLPSCDRVTHIPFRRDQRQLARLLASCDVLVHPGDCETFGLIVLEAMACGLPVVATTKGGVAELIDTETGILSEPNDVGSLAGAIEAIYQRDLARMGHAARRKAVERYDWNEILPQVVGRYEALVGGHPYVGQDVIDEVMNERERIRVAD
- a CDS encoding DUF2334 domain-containing protein; the protein is MNGSASVSQTDDPVDQRMLCVSIHDVAPATWADCLRLVEAVRAVADIPLTWLVVPHYHFRPEQSPAMEACLNVALERGDELALHGYSHLDTEAGSGGLRARFLRNVYTRREGEFAALTEAEARRRLELGLDWFAARGWRPTGFVPPAWLLGEGAWRALRDSPFAYTTTFSHFHCLPGAQDPRTGRAPSARERGNAYRHEVDRRDDYRGEDGAAIQHGSGTMQNGQRNQSRQDSPNRQFDRSNWTGPVAPDGAPAARSRHDDASQPDVQPLQAPHDPHNPQDTHDPHDTHDQHAPHRPFARNNRRGTHAILSPSLVYAARNRSGRILSPRVADATAAMLARSPLVRFSLHPPDARYPELVRHIQQVLERLLAQRDAVTKAEFARRFTAAVTSTDPTSPASSPDPSPAPSRSSPETAHSAADRTSY